The following are encoded together in the Anopheles nili chromosome 3, idAnoNiliSN_F5_01, whole genome shotgun sequence genome:
- the LOC128724026 gene encoding uncharacterized protein LOC128724026 has protein sequence MREIFIDHFRPEHYPVVQLLGYSALARISMDKNGNVQGPDWKVFQAILNHMDLRWNLSLVEYTPDLLQLEWFSKELHRGNLHILIDRNIWPDQHLIPYVLPEMIGVCLVIPKAKKYQILHHLLKPLQPTSWILLLLALAVGSLLATRFFKNDLISAIIFGVDLDASNVSQIERMVLFSSVFVFFVLSEAYQAKLLAFMSSFRYPPDPKNVEEFLQTDIMLQLGEAAASVVSIRTAFKGRIQNWTDYEFSFDGGQEYGVMLQCPFAWDYMLRWSRIHYKHYGYNIRPGVHIVREKIISLGAAYTFSDKFYLYPRFRSYLERLFESGLVGYWEIENDRQRQLKQKFEFVENEIISFSDLIMVWIILGIGYGLALALFILELIVFKAKQYMAHYQFRRAQ, from the coding sequence ATGCGTGAAATATTCATCGATCACTTTCGGCCTGAACATTACCCGGTAGTGCAATTGCTGGGCTATAGTGCTCTTGCGCGTATAAGCATGGATAAAAATGGCAATGTGCAGGGACCAGATTGGAAAGTGTTCCAAGCGATACTGAACCACATGGATTTGCGATGGAATTTAAGCTTAGTGGAATATACACCTGATCTCTTACAACTGGAATGGTTCAGTAAGGAGCTACATAGAGGTAACCTGCACATTCTAATAGACCGCAATATATGGCCCGACCAGCACCTGATCCCTTACGTGTTGCCGGAAATGATCGGAGTATGTTTGGTGATCccaaaggcaaaaaaatatcaaatactGCATCATCTTTTGAAGCCGCTGCAACCGACATCCTGGATATTGCTGCTTCTTGCTCTTGCCGTCGGATCGTTGCTAGCAACACGATTTTTTAAAAACGACTTGATCTCTGCTATCATCTTTGGCGTAGATTTGGACGCATCTAATGTTTCGCAAATTGAGAGGATGGTCCTGTTCAGCAGcgtgtttgtatttttcgtcctttccgagGCGTACCAGGCCAAGTTACTCGCGTTCATGAGCTCGTTTCGTTATCCACCGGACCCGAAAAATGTGGAAGAGTTTCTTCAAACGGACATCATGTTACAGCTCGGTGAAGCAGCGGCCTCCGTAGTGTCGATTCGAACGGCTTTCAAAGGACGAATACAGAATTGGACGGACTACGAGTTTAGCTTTGACGGTGGTCAGGAATATGGGGTGATGTTACAGTGCCCGTTCGCCTGGGACTATATGCTTCGGTGGTCACGAATACATTACAAGCATTACGGGTACAATATACGTCCAGGGGTGCATATTGTGCGGGAAAAAATAATCTCGCTGGGTGCGGCGTACACATTCTCCGATAAATTTTACTTATATCCTCGATTTCGATCATATCTTGAGCGACTGTTTGAGAGCGGTCTGGTAGGTTACTGGGAAATTGAGAATGATCGACAGCGGCAGCTGAAGCAAAAGTTTGAATTCgtcgaaaatgaaataatctcTTTCAGCGATTTAATAATGGTATGGATCATTTTGGGTATCGGATATGGACTGGCCCTTGCTTTATTTATACTGGAGTTGATCGTTTTTAAGGCAAAGCAATACATGGCGCATTATCAATTCCGCCGTGCACAGTAa
- the LOC128724027 gene encoding uncharacterized protein LOC128724027: MNGICLIVPKAKKYQILHHLLKPLQPTSWILLLLAFVIGSLLAKRYFKNDLVSSIIFGVDLNSSNISKIERIVLFSSVFGFFVLSVAYQAKLLAFMSSFRYRTDPKTVDEFLQTDIMLQSSDVTGVVVLNKPKFKGRFLKWTEPSDEENHDYGVLKQCNYAWDHMVHLRREQYKRYGYNDRLEVHIVGEKILSLTAA; encoded by the exons ATGAATGGAATTTGTCTGATTGTAccgaaggcaaaaaaatatcaaatactGCATCATCTTTTGAAACCGCTCCAGCCGACATCCTGGATATTGCTGCTTCTTGCTTTTGTCATCGGATCGTTGCTCGCCAAACGATACTTCAAAAACGATTTAGTGTCATCCATCATCTTTGGCGTAGATTTGAATTCATCTAATATATCGAAAATAGAAAGGATTGTCCTGTTCAGCAGTGTGTTTGGGTTCTTCGTCCTTTCCGTGGCGTACCAGGCCAAGTTACTTGCGTTCATGAGCTCGTTTCGTTATCGAACAGACCCGAAAACCGTGGATGAGTTTCTTCAAACAGATATCATGTTACAGTCTAGTGATGTAACAGGTGTAGTCGTTTTGAATAAACCCAAGTTCAAAGGACGTTTCCTCAAATGGACTGAACCTTCTGACGAGGAAAATCATGACTACGGAGTATTGAAGCAGTGTAACTACGCCTGGGATCACATGGTGCATTTGAGACGCGAACAGTACAAACGTTACGGATACAACGATCGACTAGAAGTTCATATCGTTGGCGAGAAGATCCTTTCATTGACGGCAGC ATAA
- the LOC128724028 gene encoding meiosis regulator and mRNA stability factor 1: MNNSNTYFEMQPFPDVVANLAAEKAKMFNTKQPNNGLGGYNMKFYNYYQQSTPYVPQIYGNCFQKQRYTPYPSRNCTGTGVGPSNWGATANHSNLPQLLHPQSQQLQSSFQLGSNGNSQQMSSNKSLNSSLNSSSYSDSGKNSTFLSSHSGCSSPHQSTYSSDSASMTSSNSMINTSGGPGTCSSLFSSSVSPIPQAPASLPPTLNAGVRTTYISSVEQPEQKEMVVLQISNLDASIEEHKMHQFLMCQLKPITPVLALTIESPSLAKVKVPSAQCAKQVVANLHRKKIGHKRMVVSYIKDPSSAESSALRCQVAGLLKDVPFYSLPINRFRELFQSRFKSSISVLDLYRMQDVCTITLDKNDEKHISLQPALIDTLKNSSLVEASQHSVPYCMYHFKQEKEKGWAEQEVLPLPNVMMSINQLQSLVYSLLKSHKNDIPVASVLYCIESELQVKILPNDNGVPLEHLLCCIRGVQIANNSFGIKVLSWMDHEQNSTKDNEDAWSTNLRYMPKGPSNEFLQQISREVVELIKMSPKSTMKFTRFIPAYHNHFGKQCRVADYGYTRLIELFEALAPVVQVMGDGENRHITLTHRTQIRRFTNDLLKILRNRANKSILLSQLPTVFLHVQNRPFDVTDYGVCDLLDMVDGLVYSNTIMTQLHNENDVIMSIVKRKQTLSELEKTSVFAGEVVELFRKAPQFSILFKKFVRSYHYHFGYQCRLSDYGLLKLADLLEAISGIVEMEQTNDEDRKIFLNYQVAMRMFAEQVQDIIKTCTGKSSTMVRLSAILEIHKNQYGYQLQASCLGFSNIYDAIKALPFTEIFESGGEFMVISHLEEPSFRMRTYAACVVLIESRKDRLTVSELIRGYQQRFKEFLNEKQISVMKHALTIEMDKGTQTVTMTALMRFVVRIVQAVKQRAPINVYDLKMALNVSLGTCFELGYPNFLTVLNTFSDVFVANNSSFITEKSDIELNRDCILSKPWFANEDNPSQMSSSIGSSMANFKLPSVDPRYRMPANLSGAGALRNLGPVRNVTNNNISQQQQQLQSMRNDNTLSLVKVLQQQQQQQHYQPIHQTQTMQGMQNSLQYNQQIQSSIVPYYANNRTLNTGAPNSYGNGNGVNSSMLTLPLGMASTFGLQANGLDDAGDKENLFSTQNTYGIHEPMTASLSSKFASASSQGPSLDAFQNVPLLAASAPSQFHSSDMAASNPSTSSLLNWRAKDENITALSLHRNSILELLSKYSEPPKPDTPPPTNLPYWLDPTWTDSLPLPEDYSMCTDSGKSLNIPIPELKTFSNLPPLDTPNILLCDKLLRFTFDEDK, translated from the exons ATGAATAATAGCAACACGTACTTTGAGATGCAACCGTTTCCGGACGTGGTGGCGAATTTGGCCGCAGAAAAAGCCAAGATGTTCAACACCAAGCAGCCGAACAACGGATTGGGTGGTTATAACATGAAATTTTATAACTACTATCAG caatcTACGCCATATGTCCCACAAATATATGGCAACTGCTTCCAGAAGCAGCGCTATACACCATATCCGAGCCGCAAttgcaccggaaccggcgtTGGCCCTAGCAACTGGGGCGCTACCGCTAATCATAGCAACCTGCCGCAGTTGCTTCATCCGCAGTCTCAGCAATTGCAATCGTCCTTCCAGCTAGGAAGCAACGGGAATAGTCAACAGATGTCGAGTAATAAATCCCTCAACTCGTCGCTGAACAGTAGCAGCTACTCGGACTCCGGCAAGAATTCCACGTTCTTAAGCAGCCATAGTGGCTGCAGTAGCCCCCATCAAAGTACCTACTCCTCGGACAGTGCCAGCATGACGAGCAGCAACAGTATGATCAACACGAGTGGTGGTCCAGGCACCTGTTCAAGTTTATTTAGCTCCTCCGTATCACCGATACCACAGGCACCGGCATCGCTGCCACCAACGTTGAACGCTGGCGTGCGTACAACCTACATTTCATCGGTGGAACAACCCGAGCAAAAGGAGATGGTTGTGCTGCAGATTAGCAACTTGGATGCATCCATCGAGGAGCATAAGATGCACCAATTTCTCATGTGCCAGCTGAAGCCAATAACGCCGGTCTTAGCACTTACCATCGAAAGCCCGTCGTTGGCAAAAGTGAAAGTTCCATCAGCACAG TGTGCCAAACAAGTGGTGGCTAATCTGCACCGAAAGAAGATCGGCCACAAGCGTATGGTTGTGTCCTACATAAAGGATCCTTCATCGGCTGAATCGTCCGCTCTGCGCTGTCAGGTGGCGGGTCTCCTGAAGGACGTTCCGTTCTACAGCTTGCCGATTAATCGCTTTCGTGAGTTGTTTCAATCGCGCTTCAAGTCGTCGATTAGCGTGCTCGATTTGTATCGCATGCAGGACGTGTGTACGATAACCCTCGACAAGAACGATGAGAAACACATCTCACTCCAGCCAGCATTAATCGATACGTTGAAGAATAGCTCGCTAGTAGAGGCTTCACAACACAGCGTCCCTTACTGTATGTACCATTTCAagcaagagaaggaaaaaggatggGCAGAACAAGAGGTTCTGCCATTACCAAATGTAATGATGAGCATCAACCAACTGCAGTCACTCGTTTATTCGCTGCTGAAGTCGCACAAGAACGACATTCCAGTTGCCAGCGTTCTGTACTGTATTGAGAGCGAGCTGCAGGTTAAGATTCTCCCCAACGATAATGGAGTGCCACTCGAGCACCTTCTTTGCTGTATTCGGGGTGTACAAATCGCGAATAATAGCTTCGGAATAAAGGTACTTTCCTGGATGGATCACGAGCAGAATTCCACCAAGGATAACGAAG ATGCATGGTCCACAAATCTTCGTTACATGCCGAAAGGCCCATCAAATGAATTTCTACAACAGATTTCCCGCGAAGTTGTCGAGCTGATTAAGATGTCCCCCAAATCCACTATGAAATTTACGCGTTTCATCCCTGCCTACCACAATCACTTTGGCAAGCAGTGTCGAGTGGCCGACTATGGGTACACACGTTTGATTGAGCTCTTCGAGGCGCTAGCACCGGTAGTGCAAGTGATGGGAGATGGTGAAAATCGACATATTACACTGACGCATCGTACGCAGATACGGCGCTTCACGAATGACCTGCTAAAAATATTGCGAAACCGAGCGAACAAGTCGATACTCTTGTCCCAGCTTCCTACGGTGTTTTTACACGTTCAAAATCGCCCTTTCGACGTCACTGACTATGGCGTGTGCGATCTGCTAGACATGGTGGACGGATTGGTTTACAGCAACACCATCATGACGCAGCTGCACAACGAAAATGATGTGATCATGTCGATCGTCAAGCGCAAGCAAACTCTATCCGAGTTGGAGAAGACAAGTGTTTTTGCCGGCGAAGTGGTAGAGCTGTTCCGTAAGGCTCCTCAGTTCTCAATCCTCTTTAAGAAGTTTGTCCGGTCATACCACTATCATTTCGGGTACCAGTGTCGTCTTAGCGATTACGGGTTACTAAAGCTGGCAGACTTATTGGAGGCAATCAGCGGAATCGTCGAG ATGGAACAGACCAACGATGAAGATCGCAAAATCTTTCTCAATTACCAAGTAGCCATGCGAATGTTTGCCGAACAGGTGCAAGATATTATCAAGACTTGCACGGGCAAATCTTCAACCATGGTGCGACTAAGCGCCATCCTCGAAATTCACAAGAATCAATACGGCTATCAGCTTCAGGCAAGCTGTCTTGGATTTAGCAACATATATGATGCAATTAAGGCGTTACCGTTCACAGAGATATTTGAATCCGGAGGCGAGTTCATGGTGATCTCCCATTTAGAAGAGCCTTCCTTTCGAATGCGCACGTACGCGGCGTGTGTAGTTTTGATTGAATCCCGGAAGGATCGACTGACCGTATCTGAGCTGATACGAGGCTACCAGCAACGGTTCAAAGAGTTcctgaatgaaaaacaaataagcgTCATGAAACACGCTCTGACG ATCGAAATGGATAAAGGGACGCAGACGGTGACAATGACGGCATTGATGAGGTTTGTCGTGCGTATCGTGCAAGCGGTTAAACAGCGAGCACCGATCAATGTTTATGATCTGAAAATGGCTTTGAATGTGTCACTGGGAACGTGCTTTGAATTAG GTTACCCAAATTTTCTGACTGTATTGAATACGTTTTCGGATGTGTTTGTGGCCAATAATTCTTCTTTCATCACAGAAAAAAGTGACATTGAGCTGAATCGTGACTGCATTT TATCGAAACCATGGTTTGCCAATGAAGACAATCCCTCGCAGATGAGCAGTTCTATAGGAAGTTCAATGGCAAATTTCAAACTTCCATCAGTAGATCCTCGTTACCGAATGCCGGCGAATTTATCAGGAGCTGGCGCCTTAAGAAATCTTGGACCAGTGCGTAACGTAACCAATAACAATATttctcaacagcagcagcagcttcaatCGATGAGAAACGACAATACATTGTCTCTGGTCAAAGtattgcagcaacagcaacaacagcaacactaTCAGCCCATTCACCAGACGCAAACAATGCAAGGAATGCAAAATTCTCTGCAATATAATCAACAAATACAATCGTCAATAGTTCCTTATTATGCCAACAATCGCACGCTTAATACGGGGGCACCCAATTCCTACGGGAATGGAAATGGCGTAAATTCATCGATGCTCACTCTCCCTCTGGGAATGGCTTCAACTTTTGGACTTCAAGCCAACGGTCTAGATGACGCGGGGGACAAGGAAAATCTATTTTCAACACAAAATACTTACGGAATCCATGAACCGATGACGGCAAGCTTAAGCAGTAAATTTGCTTCTGCCAGTTCACAGGGTCCATCGCTAGATGCGTTCCAGAATGTACCATTGCTGGCTGCTTCTGCACCATCGCAATTCCATTCCAGTGACATGGCGGCGTCTAATCCTAGTACATCATCATTACTAAACTGGAGAGCAAAGGATGAAAATATTACGGCACTATCACTGCATCGAAACTCCATACTGGAGTTGCTTTCAAAGTATTCAGAACCCCCAAAGCCTGATactccaccaccaacg aatCTTCCCTACTGGCTCGATCCGACTTGGACCGATTCGTTACCCCTTCCAGAAGACTACTCTATGTGCACTGATTCTGGAAAATCT CTCAACATTCCGATCCCAGAGCTGAAAACGTTTAGCAACCTTCCGCCACTCGACACACCAAACATACTACTGTGCGATAAGCTATTGCGCTTTACTTTCGATGAAGATAAGTAA
- the LOC128724029 gene encoding neurogenic differentiation factor 4-like — translation MEHYTLGIDRLSSYGSMELTGPAGYLSHYPTPDNSLCRASSYSASSATTSPSISGIDLGSTGYGLSFADVMFDGESFVQIDSTDMQLFGTNERTHVAGVTCPSVVYQPKAAPGSVTDLKPFPGDMSRSSPVIQRRSYKSRKSHVPAMLGKDHRKDCTPPSPTVVKKRRLAANARERKRMNSLNVAFDRLREIVPSLGPDHKLSKFETLQMAQTYINALSDLLERGADATTYSLFDSLATGANDTNNNSSSSNASGNEHLTDNSCSQLMLADDESLDERFLDIGYT, via the coding sequence ATGGAACACTACACTCtgggaatcgatcgattgagctCCTACGGCTCGATGGAGCTGACCGGACCGGCTGGATATTTGTCCCATTATCCAACTCCCGACAACTCCCTGTGCCGGGCAAGCAGTTACAGCGCGTCTTCGGCTACAACCAGCCCATCGATATCAGGGATAGACCTTGGTTCAACCGGCTACGGTCTATCCTTCGCAGACGTGATGTTCGACGGCGAATCGTTCGTGCAGATCGACTCCACTGACATGCAGCTCTTTgggacaaacgaacgaacccacGTGGCTGGTGTCACGTGTCCGAGCGTCGTTTACCAACCAAAAGCTGCTCCCGGGAGTGTCACAGACTTGAAACCATTTCCTGGCGACATGTCACGGAGCTCTCCTGTCATCCAGCGCCGATCTTACAAATCGCGGAAATCGCACGTCCCGGCAATGCTCGGCAAAGATCACCGGAAGGACTGTACGCCACCGAGTCCAACGGTGGTGAAAAAGCGCCGTCTGGCGGCGAATGCACGCGAACGTAAACGCATGAACAGCCTAAACGTggcgttcgatcgattgcgcgaAATCGTACCCTCACTCGGGCCAGATCACAAGCTATCGAAGTTCGAAACACTGCAGATGGCACAGACGTATATCAACGCACTGAGCGATCTGCTGGAGCGAGGCGCCGATGCCACGACGTACAGCTTGTTCGATAGCCTCGCTACAGGAGCGAACGATACTAATAAcaacagcagtagtagtaATGCCAGCGGTAACGAACACCTCACCGACAACTCCTGCAGCCAATTGATGCTGGCGGATGACGAATCGCTAGATGAGCGATTTCTTGACATTGGATACACGTGA